A window of Halobacillus naozhouensis genomic DNA:
TCTTGATCTTCTACTTTTTCTAAAAAATAACTTATAACAAGGAAGGACATGCTGTCATTCTGATATTGTGTCCAAAGATTGGCCAATTCTGAAGCATTTAAACGAACATGATCATGCGTGCTTTCCATCAATAGTCCCCCGATTCTAGATCCATTATTAGATAGTTTATTGTTTCACCTAATGGAAAGAATATTCTCGCTGATCGGGCAATTAATGAGAACGAAGGAATTCCGGCTGGTGGAATGGGACAGCAAATAAAATGCCCTACCCACAACCCGCGGCCGGAACGTCTGATAAAAAGCTTGCATTTATAAGAAATAAATTATACAATCATTATCGAAAATCGATATCGGATTTCGTTATCAACCTCGAAAGGAGAGATTATTTGGATAATAAAGTATTGCGTAAATTATTTCTCGGATTTATTCACATTCATATTCTACATCATGCCAAGGAAGAGGCGATTTACGGTTCCTGGATGCTGGAAGAGTTGCGTGAACATGGCTATGAAATGAGCGCCGGAACGTTATATCCGATCCTTCACAATATGGAAATCGATCAGCTGCTGGATAGAGAAGAAGTCAACGTAAATGGGAAAATCAGAAAATATTACCGGATCACAGACAAGGGAGAAACTGTGCTTCAGGAAGCCCGAGAAAAGGCTTATGAACTTTTCAAGGAAATTAAGTAGACAAAACGGGGTGAGGATATGGAAAAACAATCAACCAACAAAAGTACGTTCCAAGTTTTATTAGAAATTCTATTGGCTTCGACAAAATTGGGGCTTACATCTTTCGGAGGCCCTGTTGCCCATCTTGCTTATTTTAAAGATGAATATATTGATCGCAGGAAATGGCTCGATGATAAAACGTACTCAGATATCATTGCCCTATGCCAGTTCCTGCCTGGGCCGGCAAGCAGCCAGGTGGGGATTTCAATCGGGATGCTGCGCGGAGGAATACTGGGAGGAATCGTGTCGTGGATCGGATTCACACTCCCATCAATCATAGTTCTCGTGGTCTTTGCCATGCTGTATCAAACGTTCACCTTAGGAGACGCAGGGTTTATTCATAGTTTGAAGATCGTCGCTGCGGCGATTGTCCTGCATGCTTTAATCGGGTTAGGGAAAAAACTGACCCCTGATAAAACACGGCTGGCTATCGCAATTGTAGCGGCCTTTATTATGCTGCTTTATCCTTCCGCGTGGATACAGATTCTCATCATTGTGGCAGCCGGGGTGCTGGGTTTGACGCTTTTTAAAGGTCGAGCCGAAACGAACGTCAAACCTTTTTCGGTTAACATTTCTAAGAAAACAGGAATCATTTCACTGGGGATTCTGGTCTTTGGTCTCGTCGCCCTGCCGATTGTTACAGCAGTGACGAACAACCCGTTGCTTAATATTTTTGATATCTTTTTCAGGGTAGGTTCACTGGTGTTTGGCGGCGGTCATGTGGTCCTGCCTATGCTGGAGCGAGAAGTTGTCCCAACGGGCTGGATGTCACCGGAAGAATTTCTGGCTGGATATGGCATGGCTCAGGCTGTTCCTGGCCCCTTATTTACGTTTTCCAGTTATTTAGGAACGATGATGGAAGGAATCGGCGGCGCGATCGTAGCAACGATCGGAATCTTTTTGCCATCGTTTCTGCTGGTTATCGCGGCGCTGCCGTTTTTAAATGAATTGCGTAAACGTTCTACTTTCCAGGGAATTCTAATGGGTGTGAACGCCAGTGTGGTCGGAATCTTATTAGCGGCATTCTATGACCCCGTGATCAAAAGTTCAATCTTTGAAGCATCCGACTTCGCCCTCGGTGTCGTACTATTCGCCCTGCTCAACATCTGGAAAGTCCCAGCCTGGCTCATCGTTATATTAGGAGTAGTCGGTGGCTATGTCATTAATTTAATAGGCATGTAGTTTGAATCAAAAAGGTAATCCTTACCACCTCAGGTCATCCATTTTCTGGATGACCTGAGGTGGTAATTTTTTGGATCTTTTAATCCTCTTGTCTCTTAAAGAATCCGGTAATTTTACTGGATAGGTCGTCGAAGTATGTGTAGACAACGGGAATTAGGATGAGCGTGAAGAAGCTTGAAACCGTCAATCCAAAGATGATCGTGACTGCGAGCGGCTGTTGGGCTTCAGCACCTTGCCCGATACCGAGCGCGAGCGGCAGCATCCCTAACACGGTCGTAAGCGTGGTCATTAGGATTGGACGCAGGCGATTTGGCCCCGCTTCTAAAATCGCTTCCCTGCGATCGTATGAATTTCTCCGTAAAATATTGATGTAATCAACGAGCACGATCGCGTTATTGACGACAATTCCGGCAAGCATAATAATCCCGACGAAGGCTGGCAGGCTGAACGGCAGGCCGGTGATGAACAAACCTCCCGACACCCCTACGATCGTCGCGGGCAGCGAGAACATAATAATTAACGGGAATAGGAAATTCTCAAATTGGACCGCCATCACGGCATACACGAGAAAGATGGAAAACACGAGCGCCAGGGCCAGATCACCAAAGGCCTCACGCATGTCTTCAGCTTGTCCGCCAATCGAATAAGAATAGCCTTCCGGGAAGTTCAAGCTATCGAGCTGGGCACGGACTGCTTCGGTCGTACTGCCAAGATCACGGCCGACGACTTCTGCTTCCACGTTCACCTGGGGCTGCTGCCCTTCACGCAATAAGGAAACTGGCCCCTGAACTTGCTGCAGATCCGCGATCGTTGCCAACGGAATGACCGAACCGCTTGGCGTCTGCACCGACATCCCTTCTAAATCGGCAATCGTTTGGCGCTCTTCTTTTGGAAGTATTAAACGAACATCAATTTCGTTTCCGCCCTCGCGGTAGCGGGTAGCGATTTGCCCGCTGAAGGCGAGCTGAATCTGATTGATGACCTGTTGATCACTCAAACCGTACTGTGCTGCCTTCTGATCGTTGACATTGATTTGCATTTCCGGACGTCCTTCATCAGTGGAAGAGGTCGGTTCACTGATCCCTTCAACATCTTCCATCAAATAAACAACTTGACGGGACAGCTGATCGAGCACTTCGTATTCTGGTCCATTCAGCTGGATTTGCAACGGGGCTCCTATCCCAAGTCCGGCTTCCATTTCACTGACCGCAATATCGGCTCCCGCTATCCCTTGTAGAGCCTCATTGATGTCTTCTGTGACAGCCTTGGTGCTCTGCCCACGTTCTCCCGGATCAACAAGCTGTATCGTATAGGACGCAAAGTCAGAGGAACTGTTGCCCGCTCCTCCGCCGAATCCTCCACCCCCAATCGTCAGGTAGCTCACTTCGATGACGTCACTAAACTCCTTGAGGTGATCGTCCACCTGATTGGTAAACTCCTGAGTGGTCTCCACACCCGTCCCTTCTGACATGTTTACACTAATTTGCACTTGTCCTTGGTCAGAAGGCGGAATGAACTCCGTGCCGATCAACGGGATCAGTGCGAATCCAATCGCCACGCTGATCCCTGTCGCAAGCACCGTTGTTTTCCTATACTGCAGCACTTTTCTTAGCAATCCGCGATACGCATCGTTCACCTTTTCTAAAAACCGGTCGAACCAATAGCGGCGGCCGCTTGATGCAATTGTCTTGGTCAGCAGTTTCGATGATAGCATCGGCACGAGTGTAACCGATACGGCAAGCGAAGCGATCAGCGCAAACGATACCGTTAACGCGAGTGGCGTGAATAGCTCTGACGCAATCCCTTCTACGAAAATAATGGGTAAAAACACGACGAGCGTCGTCGTTGCGGAGGCGATAACAGCTGGGGCCAGTTCGGAAGCGCCCAGCTTTGAGGCCTCGACCATCGAATACCCCCGCTGCCGATAACTATAAATACTTTCCAAAATCACGATCGAGCTGTCAACCATCATGCCAATTCCGAGCGCCAGTCCGCCCATCGTCAGCACGTTAAGCGTCTCGCCCGTGAAGTACATCAAGGTAAATGTTGAAATAATTGCGATCGGAATCGAAATTCCGATGACGAGCGTCGCACGAATACTTTTCAAAAACAACAGCAGGACGAATACAGAGATAATCCCGCCGATGATAATATTCTTTACAACACTATTGATGGAGGTTTTGACAAATTCACTCGTATCGAGGACGACTTCGAGGTTGA
This region includes:
- a CDS encoding efflux RND transporter permease subunit, giving the protein MKLVNESVKRPVGVIMIVAAILGLGFVSLRSLTIDLFPDIELPIAVVSTSYEGAAPQEVEKLVSRPIESAVSSLEGLEVLQSRSQAGASLVMMQFNTGVNLDNTLLEVREKVDSVTSVLPEGAGEPSVLRFNPQQLPIMTIGLSGDTPEDLQQLAENRLVPLFERQEGVASVTIEGGRTREVQVMIDRAKMAQYGLNSQTIIQALNSSNQSASAGNIQKGQKDLQIRISGEYESIEDVRETIIQTPNGTSLTLDQIAEVEENFAKSNTISEVNGTPAVVLSFLKKTDSNTVETADQIHAAMEEARSELPEGVNLEVVLDTSEFVKTSINSVVKNIIIGGIISVFVLLLFLKSIRATLVIGISIPIAIISTFTLMYFTGETLNVLTMGGLALGIGMMVDSSIVILESIYSYRQRGYSMVEASKLGASELAPAVIASATTTLVVFLPIIFVEGIASELFTPLALTVSFALIASLAVSVTLVPMLSSKLLTKTIASSGRRYWFDRFLEKVNDAYRGLLRKVLQYRKTTVLATGISVAIGFALIPLIGTEFIPPSDQGQVQISVNMSEGTGVETTQEFTNQVDDHLKEFSDVIEVSYLTIGGGGFGGGAGNSSSDFASYTIQLVDPGERGQSTKAVTEDINEALQGIAGADIAVSEMEAGLGIGAPLQIQLNGPEYEVLDQLSRQVVYLMEDVEGISEPTSSTDEGRPEMQINVNDQKAAQYGLSDQQVINQIQLAFSGQIATRYREGGNEIDVRLILPKEERQTIADLEGMSVQTPSGSVIPLATIADLQQVQGPVSLLREGQQPQVNVEAEVVGRDLGSTTEAVRAQLDSLNFPEGYSYSIGGQAEDMREAFGDLALALVFSIFLVYAVMAVQFENFLFPLIIMFSLPATIVGVSGGLFITGLPFSLPAFVGIIMLAGIVVNNAIVLVDYINILRRNSYDRREAILEAGPNRLRPILMTTLTTVLGMLPLALGIGQGAEAQQPLAVTIIFGLTVSSFFTLILIPVVYTYFDDLSSKITGFFKRQED
- a CDS encoding PadR family transcriptional regulator, encoding MDNKVLRKLFLGFIHIHILHHAKEEAIYGSWMLEELREHGYEMSAGTLYPILHNMEIDQLLDREEVNVNGKIRKYYRITDKGETVLQEAREKAYELFKEIK
- a CDS encoding chromate transporter, with the translated sequence MEKQSTNKSTFQVLLEILLASTKLGLTSFGGPVAHLAYFKDEYIDRRKWLDDKTYSDIIALCQFLPGPASSQVGISIGMLRGGILGGIVSWIGFTLPSIIVLVVFAMLYQTFTLGDAGFIHSLKIVAAAIVLHALIGLGKKLTPDKTRLAIAIVAAFIMLLYPSAWIQILIIVAAGVLGLTLFKGRAETNVKPFSVNISKKTGIISLGILVFGLVALPIVTAVTNNPLLNIFDIFFRVGSLVFGGGHVVLPMLEREVVPTGWMSPEEFLAGYGMAQAVPGPLFTFSSYLGTMMEGIGGAIVATIGIFLPSFLLVIAALPFLNELRKRSTFQGILMGVNASVVGILLAAFYDPVIKSSIFEASDFALGVVLFALLNIWKVPAWLIVILGVVGGYVINLIGM